A single Cannabis sativa cultivar Pink pepper isolate KNU-18-1 chromosome 7, ASM2916894v1, whole genome shotgun sequence DNA region contains:
- the LOC115698011 gene encoding LOB domain-containing protein 12-like: protein MSSSSSHSPCAACKFLRRKCTLECVFAPYFPPDQPQKFACVHKVYGASNVAKILNELAVAHREEAVVSLAYEAQARIRDPVYGCVGFISVLHNRLKQVQTELHSARKELEAYIGPQAMMIPSYSLSPMPPMLGIPTNIPNMGRQHQQFMIQDPTNNNNNHHLQHPIFVDNNAAHQQHQMRFNNNNGFDHMGVTASIGDIGVGIGCGFNNNQMSSSGGGGGGGGGGSGSPSAVGGGGVMSPTLSLQGSFNNNIFNSTTQMQPHQTTVLNHNSLDYQLQSQLLLQSQHNSEAEES from the coding sequence ATGTCATCTTCAAGCTCTCATTCACCATGTGCTGCATGCAAATTTTTAAGAAGGAAATGCACTTTAGAGTGTGTATTTGCACCATACTTCCCTCCTGATCAACCACAAAAGTTTGCATGTGTCCATAAGGTTTATGGCGCGAGTAATGTGGCCAAGATCCTCAACGAGCTCGCGGTAGCTCACCGTGAGGAAGCTGTGGTCTCCCTAGCCTACGAGGCACAAGCTCGTATACGTGATCCAGTCTACGGTTGTGTAGGTTTCATCTCTGTCCTACACAACCGCCTCAAACAAGTCCAGACCGAGCTTCACTCGGCCAGGAAAGAGCTTGAGGCCTACATTGGCCCTCAAGCAATGATGATACCATCCTATAGCCTCTCCCCAATGCCACCCATGTTGGGAATTCCCACAAATATTCCCAATATGGGCCGGCAACACCAACAGTTCATGATTCAAGATCcaaccaataataataataatcatcatTTGCAACATCCAATTTTTGTTGACAACAATGCTGCTCATCAACAACATCAAATGAGGTTCAACAATAATAATGGCTTTGATCACATGGGAGTGACTGCTTCAATTGGAGACATAGGAGTTGGCATTGGCTGCGGgtttaataataatcaaatgaGCAGTAGTGGCGGCGGTGGTGGTGGCGGCGGCGGTGGTAGTGGCTCTCCTAGTGctgttggtggtggtggtgttATGTCTCCTACTTTAAGTCTACAAGGAAGCTTTAATAATAACATTTTCAATAGTACTACTCAGATGCAACCACACCAAACAACCGTACTAAATCACAATTCTCTTGACTATCAACTTCAATCACAGCTCTTGCTCCAATCTCAACACAATTCAGAAGCTGAGGAGAGTTGA
- the LOC133039909 gene encoding LOB domain-containing protein 4-like: MEDNPPPENNPPLEDDPQPEDDPQLEDDQPPEDNPLACSACKFLRRKCNEGCIYAPYFPHYEPQKFATIHRVYGASNVSKILNGINPNQRMAAVNSLFYEAQARIRDPVYGVIGFISILHNRLNQTRSKINSTSNDLATHIGPHPAQFDQLHPHPDHNSVPPMPTNPELRPFYFENIPLSQQQDANNNVGVRGPTAPMSSPEVMEQFHWQMAAASPFYRGNRRGDDGASSSRAAAAANDDAPNDFSLHSQLQNLLQLNVDLKEADDNEKDNN, from the coding sequence atggaagaCAATCCTCCACCCGAAAACAATCCTCCATTGGAAGATGATCCTCAACCGGAAGACGATCCTCAACTAGAAGACGATCAACCACCGGAAGACAATCCTTTAGCATGTTCAGCGTGCAAGTTTCTGAGAAGGAAATGCAATGAGGGATGCATATACGCGCCCTACTTTCCTCATTACGAACCACAAAAGTTTGCCACCATCCATAGGGTTTATGGTGCAAGCAACGTCAGCAAGAttctaaatggtattaaccctAATCAGCGCATGGCAGCTGTGAACTCCTTATTCTATGAGGCACAAGCACGCATCCGTGACCCAGTCTATGGGGTCATAGGCTTCATATCCATCCTCCATAATCGCCTTAACCAAACCCGATCCAAGATCAACTCGACCTCAAATGACCTAGCCACTCACATTGGCCCTCACCCAGCTCAATTCGATCAGCTTCACCCGCACCCTGATCATAACAGTGTCCCTCCCATGCCTACTAATCCCGAGTTGCGCCCATTTTACTTTGAGAATATTCCTCTTTCGCAACAACAAGATGCAAACAACAATGTGGGAGTTAGGGGACCAACTGCACCCATGAGTTCACCAGAAGTTATGGAGCAATTCCATTGGCAGATGGCGGCCGCAAGTCCCTTCTACCGCGGCAATCGTCGTGGTGATGATGGTGCTAGTTCTTCTAGGGCTGCTGCAGCTGCTAATGATGATGCACCAAATGATTTTTCTCTTCACAGTCAGCTTCAAAATCTGCTCCAACTCAATGTTGATCTTAAGGAAGCTGATGATAATGAGAAGGACAATAATTGA